A stretch of DNA from Solea solea chromosome 20, fSolSol10.1, whole genome shotgun sequence:
AGTAAGACTGATAAAAAAACAGTTAAGATGTCATGTTCAATTCAGGTGATCTGTGTTTAAAGGGTTTAAAAACCAGAAATATTTACAGTAGAGTTGACATCATTTTTGACATATAGAGGATGAAAAGTAACCTCTTATCCAATGTGAGATTGGATACAACTataatttaacttttatttcttaatcccttttctctttgtaacagtattttaaaacaggatttcaattttaaatgttttactttttcatgtctatatttatatttaatttgtatatttacattataaaaaaagtgtaagtaaaagtcaaagtgaagcccaggaagaaGGATGGAGGTGGCAgttatccaccagggggcgactgcaTTGGTTGCAAATAACAGTATATGGTGAAATTAGCTTCTACTTCTAACTTGATTTGTTCCAAAAGAACACAATGTCAAttgtgtaaatgatgttcccgtTTAGAGGAATATAGACAATgaagcacagcacatatgagtggacacgtGGGTTTCATTGATAGGCGCCTGGTTGACGTCTGTGAGCAAAAACTGCAACTACGTCCACAGTCTAAAAACCTAAAAACCTTTCTCAGCCCATATCAAATCAGCAGAGCCTGACAGATGAAACCCAGGGCTAAAAATGTTCTCAGGACATAGATTGGGGTTTGTGTTTTGTAACGAGGTCTCCGGGTCTCCTTGAACCTTCGATactcactctttttttcctcgGGGGTGTTGAGCTTCTGGGGCTCATGGCCTGTTTCCACAGGGACCGCTGTGACAGTCTGGGACTGGACCCTGGCGGGCGTCTGGGCCCGTTTCGGCCTGGTCTTAGTGCCAGAAGTAGGTGTCTTCTTGCCCATGGGAGTCTTGGAGGCGGCAGCTGGCACTAGGGGTGACAAGGGCCGACTTTTGGGGGCGGCAGGTGACGGGGGTCTGTTTTTCAGCTTCGGGGTGCTGAGACGAGACGAGGCGAGGTGATGGtggtgaaagagaaaaaaagagcaggagaaagagacaaagtgaGTGGGTGGAGGAGGTGAGATTTCAGAGCAGTGCAAGGGTAATAAAGTTCACAGTGCTGTTTATGTAGGAGCCATAATTAGGTCATGTGGAAGTGACACAATCGGAAACTCAACATTAAGTCACCATGTTTCTGTCACtaaagggggggaggggaggtaatatgagaggaagagaggcagCGTCATCCAGGAAAACCCCATTCTGTCCACAAGCTCCTCAAACACACCTGGTGTGGACAGATCACTGACTGAACCATGTCCAACAGGGTCATCTTCACTGTAGATATTATAGTCACATATGACTCTGCTCCATGGATGAAGCACATGAGCTCTTATTTCTTTCTCATATCTCTCTCCAAGTCCTCCATATTAAGTTAACACTTTTTTAGATCACATAAAACACAGTTCCAGTTGGTCTTGAGCTGATACCTTGTCTCTGGCCTGGATCTTGTGGACGTGGGGACAGGTGATGTCGTCTGTCTCTTCTTTTGCACTTTTGTGAGAGCgttcttctctttttcattctccctctccttgtctttcttctctttcttcttcttatccACCTGGAAGACAGAGGTGACGCACGTCACAGAAGAAGTCGAAGCAGTCTTCAAAACTGAGGACACATTTTATGTCCTTGCCAGATGTTGGTTTATAGTCAAACAGAAATTCAAGGTCCTTCCAACTCAATTTctattagaaataaaaaaaatcaacttcaGTAAGTAGGTATTTGGTAGCCAGGTATTGAACAACACTAATGGTCTGTCTATCCAATGTGcattttaagataagataaccCTTTATTAGTCCCATAATGGTGATATGTGTACTCGGTGCAATTATATAcagcatttttaattaaaaaatgtaatgtataaactaaaaaacaaatacataaaacaggttatcaaaaaagtaaaagaaaaaacaaattttcAATTGAAAATAAAGATTTGTTGACATAGAAACATTTaacaagtttctgagaacaaaatgcATAATTTGTAATAACTGGccgattaataaataataatggcaTATCAGCATTCGGATTAAGTCAATTATTTGGTTTACCTTTAATCTAAATATGCATTAGTTGCATTTTGACCACTTATGGGCAACACACCAAACCGTAAACACAACTTTTACTTTGTCATCTACAGTCGACGACAGTATTTTTCCATAGTTTACCGtctttgtgtcttctgtgtgtttcagtcaaACTGAGGCTCAGTATTTACTCCCCTTTTAGCTCTGGTTTGGTTTCCACCACATCCTGAAGGAAATATGTGTCTCCACTGATAAAAACGTGCTCAACTATGTTCATCAGCCCTGAACTGCTTCTGTTTGTTGCACAAGAAGGTTTTTTTATAACtggttatttaaaatattttcactgtgaactgttgttgattgttttcatgctctgtctgtttttcataAGCAGCTTATTCCAACCCATAGTTACATCTTCAGGCTCATTTGTGCTCAAGttagatatatatatgaaaacGGACAGAGCTTTATGTTTTCATAaatgtgtcttcttcttctaatggCAAATGGACCAAGGACCAAGTAGAGGACACGTCTATCGATTCCCTTCCACTTTCACCCATTTCTACGTAAGAGGAATTTTTCACTACTTACCGGTGTGGAGTTTCTTCGGTGCTGTCGCTGGGTGATGTCCGGCGTGCTAGCCGAGGACACCCTCCAGCGCTCGGCGGTGCTCTTGTGCGGGTGGTGATGGGAGTAGGCTTTCAGGGGACTGGTAGAGGCTGAGGATGGGGCAGAGGTCAGAGTCTGAgtgacacttaaacacacactcgGGCTGCTTTGTCCACTCTGAAGCTGAAGAAACATGATGGCGCAAGAAGATGGTGGCCTTTATCTAACgaacatataaaaggcttagaTGCTACACATTAAGTATAAATATAGAGCtcaaattaatataaaaagtataaaaaatatttaaaaaaatgtaaaagaagaaaaaaatgtaaaagaagaaaaaaatgtaaaagaagagaaaatgtaaaagaagaTTTGAGTcttttctcatttgtttttatgaaacaatAAATTTGAAGGGAACACATTTTGGCTCCAAAAAGCCTTAGTGTGTATTTCTCTCCACTAAGTCACTTTTCTATAGCAAACAATCGATAATCGACAATGAAAGTAGCtatgatgtaaaaaaacaaaaaacaaaattggtACTAAATAAACTAAgctgttttgtttctgacttTGACCACTGTCACCAAAGTGATAATCATAAGTAGAAACTAGAAACTTAAAGATAATGGTgcaggaaaatgaaaacaagtaaaGATTATAACATAATTAGATGATAATAGTAATGATAACGGAAAGGGACGTCAGGCCACACATACTTTTATCGTCTCATAAATGCCATGAATACGTGAGATAAAGGAGACCAAACAAGTTCCTCCCTCTCTGCAAACTGTACTTATGTGCAcaataggaggaggaggaggaggagaaggaagaggagaagaaggagggcTGGGTCAATGATCAGGGTCTCACACTCACGAGAGTCGCTGCTGTTGAGGAGGGTGGCGGCGCTGCGACTGCGGGCCAGGAAGGACAGTGTCGGGGTCATGAGCCTCTCCACGATCCGACTCTCCCACGGGCTGAGACGCAGACTGCGGGCTGACACAAGAGGGCGCTGTTAGTGTCGGGGTACtgttgcagacacacacacgcacatgcaggcacacacacacacagactgtctgCATCTGATGCAGACTGGAGTTTGTGCGATGCATTCAGGTGCTGCTGAAAACGTCTGTACAAATGAATCCCTTTTTTAATAAACTCATTCAAAGTAGGATGATCAGGTTGGGAAGTCTGAGAAAATGTCACCAGGttatgagaggaaaaaaacaaatgaacacatgacttccagtgtgtaaaaaaacagtgacatctaatggtgagactggcTGGTTTGACCTTTCGAGGCggatacaaacatatttattggtAGTAAGTTTGATTTATGCCAATACACATCCTAAATAAACCTTTAAGTTTtgctactgtttttttttaatagcacTTAAATgcaacagctgctgctctggGAACTGGTTTATAGTTAAAACTCCTGATGTAACTTTGTGagttcacaaacacagcagccttTGTATGTGATGACCTGagacaattaaaaacaacactccACCCACGAagctgctgctatagaccttttcgagagctacgtcacagaaatgtgtgcgcgcagtttggggtcagaaaacacactcataCCATTAACTAAAAATTAGGGGTGGGCGGATCGATCCAAATATCGATAGTATCGATACCAAGGTGAGTATTGGTATCAGATCGATACTAGCGTGATGAGATCGATATTTGTGTTGTAGTTTCTCTTCTATAAGTTCAGCAAATCACTCAGATTTCTTCACAGAGTTTGTGCGAGCATCTCTCTCAGTCCTCATGCGCAGCGCTCCTCTCCACCTCGCATTTTCAAGTAAaaagtatcggtatcggtattgGCAATACTGGCCCTGTAATTACTTGGTATCGGATTGATACCAAAATTTGCAGTATCGCCCACCCCTACTAAAAATGTTCCTTGTAAGACTAGGTTTATCTATAAGGTAAGAGTGAATAGCTGGCCACTTGCTAATATCATCTATTCAATCTTTTATGGAAGCTGGGTGAGGAAGACTATTGCCGTCGGCTAGCTActaatttatttaggtattgttcATGGTCCTTCATCGCAACAAAAGAACATATTTAGAATTATTCGATGATGAAGTATATCACTGTATTTACATTGTTTTGCtaactacatttacatttttgtcaaacacaGACTCCAGTCTACCAATCACACTCAAATATACAGAGACTTACACAAGATGGATGACTGGACCTTAGCCTATGTGTTACACgcaggacaaaaacacacatgggaGCAAACCCAGATGAATCGTCATTACTTACCACTCAAAAACACACCACACGTAAGCCACAGAGGCCGTTTACTTGACCTCACTCACACCCAGTGCAGTGCAAAATGCTTGTCAGTTCCTGGTGAGTTCAaaattagtgtttttgttttgttttcttattccctcaatgcaacacacacaatcactggTCTGACCTTGACGCCACTCTGCTGGTATGCAGTGTTTATGTGAGGGTCACTGAGTGTCACATGATGGAGCCTCAGCACAGTGGCATGAAAACCCAATGCATTGTAATGACGGATGGAAAAAGGGAACGACACATAACGTGTTCATACTTTCTCTCAAGGGCCAAAAGTAATGTCAGATTAATCTTTGTCGAGCAAAGATCAGCCTGAAAGTTTGTGTTAGAATCTATGGAATTCATAAAGTGCAAGACACGTACTGGACACGTCCACGAGAGATATGATGCAGACGAATGAGAGCTCACACTTTGAGACTCTTCACAAAAAGGagacaaatgtcaaatgtcagaATCTGAAACTCAGAGACAAACAGTGCAGTGCAGCGTTTTTCTCATCGATTTTATGACTGCAAACAGAGGTGGATTACATTTATTCAAGTTCTGTACTTTAATGttttcctttattattattattattattattattacattgttttgcactttttaaaaGGCAATGTAAAAAGGCATGTTTCCACTGCAGAAACTTACTACAAGGAACTAGAACTTTCATAGGAACTATGTGCATTTCAAGCACAGAAACTgaaccaggggtctcaaacttgtggccccTCCAATCAATTTAATGTGTCTTGCCAATTAAAATCAagttatgggttagggttagataaaTTACCTATGCATCAGGGCACAGggaaaaaatatacagtatagattGTATTGGTTATTGGCCCACACACCCTTTATATGAGCATATcagatattggcaaaaagtccaatatcataTTCCCTAAATTTTGGGCCCCCAAAACAGCCCTGCTCAGGGGGTTGTACTTTGAGTTATTTCAGGAACCATCCATGTGTGTGGCAGCGTTTGCAGTGCTACATTTCCAACTGCTCAGCGCTCTCGTCACATTTTATTCCACTCGCTATTAAAAAACATGAAGCAGCAGAGCAAACCAAATCCTGAAAATGAACCAGCGCTTCATTTTCAGCTGATCGTCAAAAATCCCCTCGCATTAAAAGTCCAACAGCTCACgtttacagaaaaacacacaagtgcacaAACAGTACTGTCTCCACATGAGCTGTCCCGTCTctcacatcaaaaacacaaaatcatgcGGTGGAGAGGTTTCTCTTTTATCATCCTATACTGGTGTAACttaaacatatataaaaaacattgtCAAAAGAGTTCACATCAGCTCCAcgcgactctctctgtgtctgtcagtatagtggtgtttagatATCGTGTCGCCTGGCCACATACCCAAGACAGATGCAAACAGAtcggagtgtgactgaaaacacaaagaattgtCCACAAAAAgtaaattctactgctcaaaaaatcTAGTCAATGTATAATTTGGTGGGATAAACATGtcttgtccccgcccgcccctgctctgctgctgtacacacacaaacactccctcagtcaggtctgatagtattgcttgacagagtccatttttaaatgcaggacacagcatacaaataatgttacatcttttctgttcacaaagagcaaacagaagcagaataataacaacaacaacaaaagttacaaactgcagctttaacaaaaCCCTCATCGAATCATTGACCAGCTTTTCTCATACACAGCAGCACAGGCAGTCTCCTCTGATGTACACTATATGAATCATATTCGCAACCTGTTTTATGACTAGCTGATAACCAGACTCCCTTCTTCcctgttgccaggcaacagtggtatcccttctcctcctcctcctcctcctcctcctcttcctcctccttctccaatGCGGCAAGAGGAGGCCGAGCTGCTGCCTGGTGATCAATTGTTCAACCTGGAGAAAGAATGATCTATAAACgtcacctccccctcccctACACGATCACTGCCACACACCGTGCAGAGCAGAATCACCAGCTCTGACAGCGACCCTGAACCTGCAGAAATCTGATTCAGCTGCGTTATCAGAggatctgtgtctgtggtgatcCAGCAAGAAATCTGAGCCTCTATAGAAACCGCTGACTGCTGACTGCACTGTGGGTGATGCACAACTGAGATGACACGTGTTATGAGACGCAACAAGCCTGATATGAAGACAGTGCTGTTTATGTACATGTGGCAACTCAGGAGTCTGATGAAATGAACTGAATATAACAAAATCACTTCACATGGGCAGTGCGTTGTTGCCAGTTGTCTACGTGACAATTtcaccacataaaaaaaaatgcccccCTTTAAACATCTTTTTCACATTATATCCACATACATCTTGAGTTATTATGATGGATTTCCTTGTTTATAGATAGAATTTTTCCACTTACATTTCTTGTTCTTATTTTCCAAATAAAGAACAACAACACGGATTTATATTTTAACATCTTTTGAATCAATTACCAAGATACTTTGTATAATTTGTGGCCTCAGAGGATTTCTCCACATGTTCTGAATTTTCAGCCAGCTCCTCAATGACATTCACAtttgtgacttttaaatgaattataGAGCTCCTCTCTTAATGAATTATAATAACTTCAATAACCCCATATTTCCATTTATAAAGTCATCCTATGGTCAAAATTTTTAATTGTAGAATACTGAGGCAACATACTGGCATCTTACTGATGTTCAGCGCAAAGCTAAAGATACATACTATGCTTATGTCTAACTGTGTAGCCTCTTaaaatactattttattttattttgtattatttgatcattttaacattttaaagtttgttgttttgtgttaacCATGTGTTGCGTGTGTAATACTTTGGTTATAATGATGTTTTGTCATGattaaaaagcagaataattaaaaaaaagaaaggaactCATGTCATAACGTAAGAAACTTcatgtaaaacacaaaactgaataaaacagACTCACTCCTGCggcataaaataaaacacaacagtaatgCACAATACAGTGAATGAGCAATTAGTTACTATACTTCATTTGcatcagtgacacagtgacaaaTACCAACCACTAATTCCACCACCACCGTTACACCAAACCACCAACAGTAAAGTGGAGGAGGGGACAACTCAAAAACAGAGGGTGCTGCTGAGTCAAAGACGTGAACGTATGAACCCATGAAAAGAGAATGCACCAAAAATCATATCACAAAACATGGCTGATTCATGTCGAGGTGAAAGGGAGGCTGATCAAAAATGCAGAGGAGACTTAAATTAAACGACAACCACCAactgaaatcaaaacaaaagacacgATGCACACGAGAACGAGAGCGTGTGAGAAGAGTAGGTGGTAAATGACCAGTCACCAAgcacaggcaggcaggcaggccaCCAGAGACGACAGTTATAATcaaaattaattcaaaaataaaccaaaaggGAAGAGGGTGGAGGGGGATGAAGAGGAAAAGGGtgaaaggagggaggaagaggaggaggaagcctGGTGGACACTGAAGTTTGGTCGTCCTTACTTCTGTTGGGGGAGTTCCAGAGCGTGGCAGAGGACTTGGACAGCCTGTTGTTAATGACAGGGTCCACCTGTCTCGGCAAGTTGACTGTGGAGGCCGAGCATCTGCCTGCACCGGAGAGAACGCAACAGACAACAACTGTTCACAAGGCGAGGCCGAGGAGCGACGATCGGGGATCGACTGCCTCGGTCTGGCTCTGGCGGAGGAGAGCGGGGACTCGCCACTCTCTGAGGTCAAAGTGAGACCTCTGAGGTCATTACAGGGATTAATCAGAATTcagacatggggggggggggggagaaggagGGGACTTTGAGGAAAGTATGGGAAGGGGAGTGGAATAGTTAAAGTAGGGGCTTAaagctttttcctctttttttcctgctcacaCGCTCTCGCACACATCCACAGATTAAATGCGGCTTCTCTCGCATTTCTTCCACTTCCATCCAACAAAAATATCTACGGTCAGAGATCGTTGTTTTCATACTTACACCTAAATATCTACAGTCAGAGATCGTTGTTTTCATATGTACACCTAAATATCTACAGTCAGAGATTGTTGTTTTCATACGTACACCTAAATATCTACAGTCAGAGATCGTTGTTTTCATACGTACACCTAAATATCTACGGTCAGAGATCGTTGTTTTCATATGTACACCTAAATATCTACGGTCAGATATcgttgttttcatgtgtacaCCTAAATATCTACAGTCAGAGATCGTTGTTTTCATATGTACACCTAAATATCTACAGTAAGAGATCGTTGTTTTCATATGTACACCTAAATATCTACGGTCAGagattgttgttttcatatgtACACCTAAATATCTACGGTCAGATATcgttgttttcatgtgtacaCCTAAATATCTACAGTCAGAGATCGTTGTTTTCATACGTACACCTAATATCTACAGTCAGAGATCGTTGTTTTCATACGTACACCTAAATATCTACAGTCAGAGATCGTTGTTTTCATATGTACACCTAAATATCTACAATCAGAGATCGTTGTTTTCATATGTACACCTAAATATCTACAGTCAGAGATCGTTGTTTTCATACGTACACCTAAATATCTACAGTCAGAGATAGTTGTTTTCATATGTACACCTAAATATCTACAGTCAGAGATCGTTGTTTTCATATGTACACCTAAATATCTACAATCAGAGATcgttgttttcatgtgtacaCCTAAATATCTGCAGTCAGAGATcgttgttttcatgtgtacaCCTAAATATCTACAGTCAGagattgttgttttcatatgtACACCTAAATATCTGCAGTCAGAGatcattgttttcatgtgtacaCCTAAATATCTACAGTCAGAGATCGTTGTTTTCATATGTACACCTAAATATCTACAATCAGAGatcgttgtttttttatgtgtacacCTAAATATCTACAGAGATcgttgttttcatgtgtacaCCTAAATATCTACAGTCAGagattgttgttttcatatgtACACCTAAATATCTACAATCAGAGATCGTTGTTTTCATATGTACACCTAAATATCTGCAGTCAGAGATTGTTGTTTTCATACGTACACCTAAATATCTACAGTCAGAGATCGTTGTTTTCATATGTACACCTAAATATCTACAGTCAGAGATcgttgttttcatgtgtacaCCTAAATATCTACAGTCAGAGATcgttgttttcatgtgtacaCCTAAATATCTACAGTCAGagattgttgttttcatatgtACACCTAAATATCTACAGTCAGAGATTGTTGTTTTCATACGAACACCTTAATATCTACAGTCAGAGATCGTTGTTTTCATACGTACACCTAAATATCTACAGTCAGAGATCGTTGTTGTCGGGTAATTTCAGGGTAAATCAAAGTTCTTAAAGTGAGACAGTGagtaacattttaatgtttttcctaTACCATGGTGTAATATGATGTAAAGATTTGATGAAAAGATGTAAAAAtgataactaaactaaactaaaactgcTAAGGGACCTTGTGTTTCTGTCTAGAACCTGGATTTACAATTTACGACGGTGGATTTTATGCTTTTCCTCCACAttaactcaaaataaaccaccatGGTTGGCTTACTTACAAATACTGTAGTTATCAGTAGTTATAGTTCAACAAGACTTAATAAAGAAGAACTGATTGCCTGAAGTTGTATTATATTCATAAGTCGGGATGGCCTGATATCACTTTTTCATGTCCGatacaaacttgagtatctactggcaccgatatcagtccgatacagtcattttaaactatGGGCTAGCCATTTAACGCTATTTCAAAGATGTAATTCTCCAGccgtgtaacaaatattctccataaataagaaatcagcagcccacaacatgactctaTTTACATTTGTACAGTCTGTGAAGCACGCGACATATTGGATTTTTGGATTATATCTGATTTCCGATCCAGGGATtctgaccagtatcggaccgatactgaGTATGGTATCGACTCATCCCTTCATAATTCATAACTGCTGGTGATGGTgctgtgtgacctctgtgtgtatCCATGTGTGCTCATCATGTGGCTCGTCGCTGCTTCCTCCTGGACGAGACAATAATCGTCAGACGACACACGATACCTTCCCGCTCGTCTTTCAGCCTGGAACTCATTTTCACCACGAAAAACAGAGGAATTTAAGAAAAGTTTAGCATGATAA
This window harbors:
- the LOC131447324 gene encoding uncharacterized protein LOC131447324 is translated as MKTTISDCRYLGVHMKTMISDCRYLGVHMKTTISDCRYLGVHMKTTISDCRYLGVHMKTTISDCRYLGVHMKTTISDCRYLGVHMKTTISDCRYLGVRMKTTISDCRYLGVHMKTTISDCRYLGVHMKTTISDCRYLGVRMKTTISDCRYLGVHMKTTISDRRYLGVHMKTTISDRRYLGVHMKTTISYCRYLGVHMKTTISDCRYLGVHMKTTISDRRYLGVHMKTTISDRRYLGVRMKTTISDCRYLGVRMKTTISDCRYLGVHMKTTISDCRYLGVSMKTTISDRRYFCWMEVEEMREKPHLICGCVRERVSRKKRGKSFKPLL